Proteins from a single region of Deltaproteobacteria bacterium:
- a CDS encoding PqqD family peptide modification chaperone — MNISKIAPELLKSGVKIFLEARGKSMLPVFGPGDRLTIEPCGFDAIQEGDIVVYENAHESKEVWLVAHRVVKKETSAKGRFLLTKGDAPLQDQETFLDAGAVLGKVVHIKKVGRVGRYILNTGLWTMDHRPWTKNLRKGRVHSPLSMVHGPLQEGWMIYKKHADIVSRQIMDEVILVPIRKNVANMQSIFTLKETGAKIWECIDGKNTEEDIAKVLAKEHDVEEAVVRKDVSILIAQLKEVGAIEALSV, encoded by the coding sequence TTGAACATCTCAAAAATTGCTCCGGAACTTCTCAAGAGCGGAGTTAAAATTTTTCTGGAGGCCAGAGGAAAAAGTATGCTCCCCGTTTTTGGTCCGGGGGATCGTCTAACCATTGAGCCCTGCGGTTTTGATGCGATTCAGGAAGGGGATATTGTGGTGTATGAAAATGCCCACGAATCCAAGGAGGTTTGGTTGGTGGCTCATCGTGTTGTCAAAAAAGAAACCAGCGCCAAGGGACGTTTTCTGCTGACAAAAGGAGATGCACCGCTTCAGGACCAAGAAACCTTTCTTGACGCCGGCGCTGTTTTGGGAAAAGTGGTGCATATCAAAAAAGTGGGAAGAGTTGGCAGATATATTTTAAATACGGGACTATGGACTATGGACCATAGACCATGGACTAAAAACTTAAGAAAGGGACGGGTCCACAGTCCATTGTCTATGGTCCATGGTCCTTTACAGGAGGGGTGGATGATTTATAAAAAACATGCGGATATTGTTTCCAGACAGATCATGGATGAAGTGATTCTGGTGCCCATCCGAAAAAATGTCGCCAACATGCAAAGCATTTTTACGCTTAAAGAAACGGGGGCAAAAATCTGGGAGTGCATTGACGGAAAAAATACGGAAGAAGACATTGCCAAAGTCTTGGCAAAAGAACACGACGTGGAGGAAGCGGTTGTGCGCAAAGATGTTTCGATACTCATCGCCCAGCTCAAAGAAGTAGGTGCTATCGAGGCGTTGTCAGTGTGA